A window from Engraulis encrasicolus isolate BLACKSEA-1 chromosome 13, IST_EnEncr_1.0, whole genome shotgun sequence encodes these proteins:
- the fev gene encoding protein FEV: MKANPSRPTDTMRQTSGGNLMFNMYLSDPSENLLKESKNSAWSPMNTGVQKGSGQIQLWQFLLELLSDSSNMSCIAWEGTNGEFKLIDPDEVARRWGERKSKPNMNYDKLSRALRYYYDKNIMTKVHGKRYAYKFDFHGLAQVCQPSSTEQAFYKFQSNFTPLPFSGISKLNLMAPGVSHSGFSYWPGSPPTLYHSHNLQPPGPFGTVSASHISCVNNINNLNNLNTISSPYN; this comes from the exons ATGAAAGCCAACCCTTCCAGACCAACAGACACAATGAGACAGACCAGCGGAGGAAACCTTATGTTTAACATGTATCTCTCAG ATCCTTCAGAGAATCTCCTGAAAGAAAGTAAAAATTCAGCATGGAGCCCTATGAATACAGGAGTGCAGAAAG GTAGTGGACAAATTCAGCTCTGGCAGTTTCTCCTCGAGTTGTTGTCGGACAGTTCCAACATGTCTTGCATCGCTTGGGAAGGCACCAACGGGGAATTTAAACTGATCGACCCGGACGAAGTGGCCCGGCGCTGGGGTGAGAGGAAAAGCAAGCCAAATATGAACTATGACAAACTCAGTCGGGCTCTTCGCTACTACTACGACAAGAACATAATGACCAAGGTTCACGGAAAGCGCTATGCCTACAAGTTTGACTTTCATGGGTTGGCACAGGTGTGTCAACCGTCGTCGACCGAACAAGCCTTTTACAAGTTTCAGAGTAATTTCACGCCGCTGCCGTTCTCAGGCATTTCCAAGCTCAACCTGATGGCTCCGGGCGTGAGCCACTCCGGGTTCTCCTACTGGCCCGGTTCGCCGCCGACTCTGTACCACAGCCACAACCTACAACCACCGGGGCCCTTTGGCACCGTGTCTGCGTCGCACATAAGCTGCGTCAACAACATAAACAACTTAAATAATTTGAATACTATCAGCAGTCCTTATAATTGA